The Zalophus californianus isolate mZalCal1 chromosome 6, mZalCal1.pri.v2, whole genome shotgun sequence DNA window tgtgttccccctcttgctatgtctctctctgtcaaataaataaataaaaaatcttttaaaaaaaagttttaaggatTCTGAATTGAAACCTTATTgaagtatatgaaaagaaaatgaatagattaTATGAAAACACTCAGACCATATTAAAtgtcaaaacaaaacagcacaaagttttgaaaatactataaaatttaatatttcaaataaataaatacacattatgCAACCTTCAGTAGGATCCATTATCATTACATGAAAACActgatatgtgtgtatatcttcTAGGAATGTAAAAATTACATAGTTGTTGACTTCTATAAGGCAAGCCACCTATGACATATTTAAGAAAGCATTAATAAATTCATTACCTAATCTTATACAAATGATTTATATTTGCTAAAGCCTACCACAATCCATAGGGCGCAAATGTTGGCCAACTATTTCTAACTTTTATGTTAgacagtttgttttttaaacattaagaTAGCTGAGAGAATCAACTTTACAGAGCTTAGCTTTTCTCAGGTATCTGACTTgtaggaggagaaagagaagtccAGTGAAGTTATGAGGAATCACGTTGttacttttctaaaatgaaaaaataaaaacatctcatTTGATGACAATACACTTATAAGTCAAAATGGGCTCTAATACAAATGTATGGGAAGAGGTTTTGAAGAATAAATTGGATATCCCAGGGGAGGATCAGCTGCTTGTACCGTAAGGTTTCTTAAAAGTAGTGGATGAGCTTGTATACTATATCGCTCCTCATCATCGTTTGTGGCATAAAGCAATTCCCATGACAGATTGGCCCACTGACCTCTAACAGCTTCAGCATTTAACTTCCCAACTTGGATCAACAATTCTTGAAGGGTAAGTACTCTCCCAGTGTAAACTCCCTTTAAAGTataaaaggggggtgggggaggagaagaaaaagttatattcaggccttcacattttatttataaactttgAGAAAAATTCCATTGTAGTTAGGCAAAGTTAAACAGAAAATGGTGTATTAAAATATACACATGAGTTACTTGTCTTCAGAATCAAGAATCACCTCTATTTGGTAGCTCTCTGAATAAGCTTGAAATGACagccattcattcaataaaccaAACAGCAAAATCTCAtctacttctctttccttctctattcCTTCACCCCATCTGGCCTCAACAATGCATTAGTCATAGATAGTAGACAGTGGACAATCACacaataggctttttttttaaaagattttatttatttaattgacagagagagagagagacagcaagagagggaacacaagcagggggaatgggagagggagaagcaggcctcccgtcgagcagggagcccggtgcgggtcttgatcccaggaccctggggtcatgacctgagtggaaggcagtcgcttaacgaactgagccacccaggcgcccccacaataggctctttttaaaagttttattgagatataattcacattccaTACAATTTACTCATGTAAAGTGTGTAAttcaatagtttttttattttttttattttttaaagattttatttatttatttgacagagagagagagagagacacacagcgagagagggaacacaagcagggggagtgggagagggagaagcaggcttcccatggagcagggagcccgatgcggggctcgatcccaggaccctgaaatcatgacctgagccgaaggcagacgcctaacaactgagccacccaggcgcccctcaatagtttttttagtatattcaaatatatataactatctccacaattttagaacattttcatgatCTCAAAAAGAAACTTGTGCTCTTTAGTTATTACTCTATCCTTTCATTCTCCCCGTCATAAGCAACCACTAATGTACTTTCTAGTTCTATAGTTTTGCCTTATATGGAGTTATCATATGAATGGGATCAtaatggtcttttgtgactggcttaacttaacataatattttcaaggctcattcatgttgtagcatatatcagtactttattcctttttgtggtgAATAAGCCACATTGTATGTATGGATATTGCAtacatattccattgtatggataaacCACAATTTGCTTTttgattcatcagttgatggatagttcggttgtttccaccttttgtcagttatgaataatgctgctataaacatccatgtacaaGTTTCTATGTGGatctatgctttcatttctcttgggtatatacctaggagtggaattactgagtcatatggtaactctaacTTTAATcatttaagaaactgccaaaatattttccaaatggttgtaccattttacatttctgccaGCACTGTATTAGAGTTCTAATTCTCCATATCCCCACCAATACTTATTTGActttttgatttcagccattGTAGTATGTCCTTGTATAAAGTGGTATcatattgtggttttggtttgcatttctctcatgacaaatgatattgaacatcttttcatgggcttatttattgcgccatttgtatatctcttttgaagaaatatctatagAGATCCTTTgctcatattttaaataaaaatgtcttttttattattgcattgtaagagttctttaaatatcCTAGTAAcaagccccttatcagatatatgcaaatatttttcccattctgtgagttgtcttttcactttcttttaaaagattttatttatttatttgagagagataatgagagacagacagcatgagagggaagagggtcagagggagaagcagaccccccactgagcagggagcccgatgtgggacttgatccctggactccaggatcacgacctgagccaaaggcagtcgcttaaccaactgagccacccaggcgcccgtcttttcactttcttgattctatcttttgaagcacaaaagtttttacttttgattaagtcctatctatttttgttttgttttcatgtttttggtGTTATATTTCAGAATCCACTTCCATATTTGAGATCATACAGATTCACTCCTATTTTCTCTTCTATGATTTTTATGGtgttagctcttatatttaggtctttgatttattttgagttcatttttgtatatagtatgaAGTAACAGCCTGCAGTTGGTTGAATGGTATCCCTCAAAGAAGATATATCTCAGCCTTAATCCATGGTATCTGTAAATCTTGTTTGAAATatgtctttgcagatataattaagaatcttgagatgagatcatcctgaatTTAGGTGGCCCTAAATACAGTGGTTGGTGTCCTTAGAAAGGGACAGGAGAACTGACATAGGGGGATATAGGAAAGGTGTCCGTgtgaagacagaaacagagattggagttatgctgtcacaagccaaggaataccagGAGTCACCagcagctggaagaggcaagattCTCCCCTAAAGCCTCTGTACAGAGATTGGCCCTGCTGGCATCTTGATTTCAAGATTttgacctctagaactgtgagagaataaatttctgttgttttaagccacccagtttgcagtaatttgttGCAGCAGCTCTGAAAACTAATACAGGGTCCAATGACATCCTTTTGAATGTGGCTATCagtctcaacaccatttgttgaaaagactgttctttccccttagaatggtcttggcacccttgttaaaATCAGTTGATCACAGccacatgggtttatttctagattttgattcaatttccttgatttttatctCTATCTTTATGCTATTgccatactgtcttaattactgttgGTTTGTACAAAGTTATGAAATTTGTGTTAGTCTGACAATTTTGTTTAAGATTGTTCTGtataggggtgccttggtggctcagtcgttatgtgtctgccttcagctcaggtcatgatcccagggtcctgggattgagcccggcatcaggctccctgctccgcaggaagcctgcttctccctctccctctgcccctgcttgtgttccctctctcactgtctctgtcaaagaaataaaatcttaaaaaaaaaaaaaaagattgttctgTATATTCAGGGTCCTTTGAaattccatacgaattttagaatcagcttgcaATGTCACAAAAAAGCCAGCTGAGATTCTGATAGGGATTGTACCAAATCTGTGAATCAACTGGGGAGTATTGTCATTGCATCATTTTGagccatgaacatgggatgttttttcattttattaaatcttaaattactcctttcaacaatgttttatagttttcagagaacaTGTTTCGTGCTTTTCTTGTTAAATTTCTTCCTAAGTATTATTaagtagaattgttttcttaacttcgtTTTTAGATTGTTCATTCCTAGTGTATggaaatacaatagatttttttatgtttatcttgTATCCTGTAACCATGCTGAACTTAttagttttaagttttttaaaggaTTCCTTAGATTTTTCTATATGCAAGATCAGAGataatttcacttcttcctttctgagtatcttttttttcttgcttaattacCTTGGCTAGAATCTCTAATATGATGTTTAATAAAAATGGTGAATGAAATCCTTGTCTTATTACTGATCTTAAGGGAAGGATTCAGCTTTTCACCaataagtatgatgttaactgtgggtttttcatagatgcctttatcaaattgaggaaaCTCCTTGCTATTcctagtttaattatttttagtacgaaagggtattggattttgtcaaatgctttttctgtgtctactgagatgattacatgtttttttttaattcaattgatatggtatattacattgatttttcgATGTTAAAGAAACCTTGAATTCCtgggataaataccacttggtcatgGGGTATAATTCTTTTTGTATGTGGCTGGATTCAgcttgctattattttgttacaAATTTCTGCATCCACCTTGATAAAagatattagtctgtagttttctcTCCTTGTAATGTTTTTATAagcttttggtatcagggtaatacagGCTTTAGAGAATGCATTGGTTtgttccttttacttctttttttttttttggaagagtttatgaAGAACTggtattattctttaaaatacttggggcggggggagcgcctgggtgactcagtcattaagcgtctgtcttcggctcaggtcatgatcccaaggtcctgggatagagcccggcatcagtctccctgctcagcaggaagcctgcttctccctctaccactcctcctgcttgtgttctctctctcgctgtctctctgtgtcaaataaataaaatcttaaaataaaataaaataaaatacttggtaGAATTATGTAACAAAGCCAtatagttttcagattttttttacagttagtattttgattactaattcaatctctttagTTGTTATAGATCTGGTCAGATTATCTACTTCTAATTGAGTCATTTTCGGTAGTTTGTATTTGTagggatttttaatattttatttatttattcatgagagacagagggagagagagagagggagagaagcagagggagaagcaggcttcccactgagcagggagcctgatgcggggcttgattccagcaccctggaatcatgacctgagcggaaggtagacgcttaacgactgagccacccaggcgccccttcagtttgtttttttatccagtctgacaatctctgcctttcaACTGTTTAATCTTTTAATGTTGCTATTGATATAGCAGGATTTAagtctgtcattttccttttgtcttttatatctcatctttttttttgtccCTCTAGTCCTCTTTTACTGGTTTCTTTTGCATTGAGTGTATATCTtctaataaagaattttaatttaatgattttttttacttaaaataagttatttcctCAGTGGTTGCTCTAGGGCTTGCCATAAATAACTTATCAGAATCAGCATTAGTTTACACTAATTCTGGTGAGATAAGAAACAATAATCCTGTACAATTCTATTCTCCTTTTGCCCCTTTTTGTGGTATTGTTATACATATTACATCTATAATGTTCCAAgcctaataatatattattataattattttacatacttttatgtcttttaaagaaactgaaagggAACAAGTATATATTTACTGCTTTTGCTACATTAACTTTTTATCATTTCTGGTTCTCCTTTATTCCTATGATTCAAGTTATCATCTGGaatcatttcttttgcttaataCAGCTTTGTTTCCACTGACTTCCATTCTGCAATTATTGGCAAATATATCACATTTCTATATGATACAGGCCTAACAATACATTGATATAAGGGAgcatgatgcttccagctttggtctttctcaagattgctttgggtattaggggtcttttgtggtcccatataaattttaggagtctgtttatttctgtgaaaaatgccactggagttttgataggaattgcagtgaatctgtagactgctttgggtagtatgcacattttattttttttttttttttttttttttttttaaagatttatttatttattcatgagagagagaagcagagggagaagcaggctcccaaggagcagggagcccgatgtgggactcgatcccaggaccctgggatcatgacctgagccgaaggcagacgcttaaccatctgagccacccaggcgccctgcacattTTAATAgtactaattcttccaatccatctttccatttatttgtgtcttcttcaatttcttgaatcaatgtcttacagttttcaatgtacaggtctttcacttccttggttaaacttactccaaggtattttatttttttgatgtaattgtaaattgttttcttaacttcttctTCTAATAGCTTgctattggtgtatagaaacacaacagatttgtGTATAggtgattttgtatcctgtaactttactaaattcacttattatttctaagttttttggtggagtacTTAggactttttatatataatatgacaTCTACAAATAGTAagagttttaattcttcctttccaaattggatgactttatttctttttcttgcctaattgctggaGCAGGACCtataatactatgttgaataaaagtggcaagagtggcatccttgtcttgttcctaatcatacaggaaaagctttcagcttttcaccactgagtatgatgttggctgtgggctGTCATATGTGACCTTATTATTAAGGTATTTTCCTTCTATAtccactttgttttcttctttaagcatggtttcttttttttttttttaaagattttatttatttatttgacagagagagacacagtgagagagggaacacaagcagggggagtgggagagggagaagcgggcttctcGCAGAACAGGGaggcccatgcggggctcgatcccaggacgccgggaccATGCCACgtccaaggcagatgcccaacaaatgagccacccaggcgcccctaagcatgGTTTCTTTAAGtcctttgaacatttttataatgacTACTTTGAAATCTTTGTTAAACCTGACATCTAGTCACTCATAGGCAATTTTCCCTCCTGGTGTTTGGGTCtgactttcctgtttctttttatgtccTATAATTTGTGTTCAAtattggacattttatataacacCACCACAGTTCTGAGCAttgacccctgccctcccccaccccagggcttgttatttatttgcttattagtTTAGTAAGCGGCTGGATGACTTTAGTGAAGTTAATCCCTACTTCCCCCACAAGTGTGAAGCCTTTGATTTTGGTTCCTCAGGGACTGCAGCCTTGTGAATGTCCACAGTTACCATGAGATGGCAGTGGTTTTAGCTGGGCTCTCTTCATCTATTAATTTCTCACCCAGCTGCTAAGCTCCAATGATTGCCAGGTGGTTGCTTTATGTTTTCAACAATGACCTGGGAAGTGAATTGTTTCACAGACTGTTCCAATTAAACGTGGGCACATTTTTTTACCCCAGGAGGGCTCTTCTCTACTGTTTCTTTCCCTGGTTCTATTTACATATTCAGCCTACAGTTTAGTTTATGTCTCTAACAAATTTACCAGTAGCCCCTTAATTACTCTTTACCACAAGCTCCGTTGTTTTTGAGAGCATCTTAGGTGTCTATGTATTCACACTGTTGcaagtaaaataatttcctttgggAGACATTTAGAGTTCTCCCTCTGTTTTTAATGGTCTGCTTCCCCCCACTGGGCAAAATGTCTTAGCCAGAGCTCCGTATCTGGGGGTGAGACAATGGCATGCTTCTCTCCGAGAGACACCTCTGCTTTAGGAGGTAGAAGGGGAGCAATAACCACAGGtcttcttggcttgcctctccCAGTGTGGAACCTCCATCTTCCAAGGAGGTAAGGGTGGCCAGGGCCCCATTATTCTCAGTGGCACCAAGTCCAGAGTAAAGCCTCTATCCAAAGAGATGGGTTGGCCAGAAAGGAATTCTCACCTCTTAACGACACATACCCAGAACCCAGCCTCAGAACAGGTAGCTGGAGGTAAGATAAGAAATGTGAAGCCCTGACTCTCCCAGGAAAACAGTCTTCCAACTAGGAGCTGAAGTGAGAGGAGACCCTTCTTGTTTAGATCAATCTGAGGAGTTTCTATCTTGTTGAGTTGGGAAGGAATAGTCTCTCACTATTCTTCCTGGGTTTTAGTTGAAacttttgaataaatgtttcttcatttgcatatGCCCTTAGGACCATTTCCAAGTCTTTAAatggttgttttttaaaaccgactttcattatttttgatggggAGCACATCTATGGAGCTGCAATGCCAGATATGAAACCTACAATGAGCATGTAACATTGAATCACATTGTGCACACCTGATGACAGTTTAAATGTAATGAGAACAGCtactgatttctttaaaaaaaaagttattcccTATTTGGAGTCTCTGAATTTTCACAGGTCAGATTTGCTTCAGATAAAACACTGATATCAGCAAAAGGAATACTTTGAcacttataatttttcttctaggagtcaAATCCAAAGTGATAATTCATGACTCAAATTTGGCATAGGAATATAATCCATTCAGTCAAAGATGTTATAGAAAATTAAGTTTACTTGGTTACCTTATAGGTCAGTTACTGCACAATGGCTACACATTTTTAATTAGCGCATATTAGGTTTGCAAAAGTAAATAATCAGTTATTCTAGGATTGTACTCTGTTGGCCATAAAGTCACAAAATGCCTTAATGATATGATTAATATATCCATACCCAGAATGTTCTATCACTTACACTTAGTTCAAATACTTTAGTTCTTTAAGgtcaatatatgaaaatgtttaaaaacacatttttaaccTTACCATATTAGGGTCATATCCCAGAGAAAACAAGTATGGTTTTTCTTGTAAAATTGCTTCCTTCCACTTTTCATCAGATACCAAACCAATGTACCAGTCAGTTTCATATTCTTCAAGGCAGTTAATCAGCTCTTTAAAGTCTTCTATTGGACCTAAGCTTGCTTTATCAATCATTAGTTTCAGAGTATaccttgaaaatgaagaaacaaagaactttagaatttttaataaaatttataagatCAACTTTATAGATGAAGTTTGTTCAACCGATATTTTTAAGACATTGCACTAAAATCATACATATTCCAGATAAAAAGATCAGGGAGAAATGATGGAGTGAAGTGAAAGTGAAGAAATCCAATAAGCCATATGAAAAAATAGGTTCTCCACATAAACAAAAAggaagtagaaattaaaatgtaCTCCTGATATAATCACAGTACatactaagcatttttttttcatttttaggaaagTGATTATTTTCTAAAGTTAGAAATGAAGACGTATCTCcttctaggttaaaaaaaatcaatatttttctgTCAGTCATAGTTTATGTATAATCAAAATGAATTACCTGAAAGCTTTCAGTGCTAGCTGGAACAGTTCTGGCTTTTCTGTGAGCCAATCCAAGGCAAGAGACCAAGGCAAAACACCACTGTAAACTCTCAATATATGACCAGGACTGGGAACCATATTGTCTACtccaaataaactaaaataacaaGTCATTACTGCATGAACATAGAAGTCTTTTAAAACTTTGTCCTTTGCAATTTCTTCCAGTACATTTGAAGCATTTTGTTCTGAATGTAAACATTCCAACTGCCTTAAAACAAATTGGTACCACTCTTCTGGAAATAATGAGCTCATCTCCCTCATTTTGGAATTAGGCAAACAGTTAGATGTCCACTCTTCAGGTAAGCTTAACAAGTGAGAATGAGAACAACTGAATTCCATGAGAGggatatatgccacatctttttgttttcctttgtcaaCAACAGGGTATCCCAATATAACTGACTCGTAAAGACTGTTTTCAGGAACTGTGCCTATAGAATGATCACCAACCCCCTGTGATTCTACTGATCCtggaataggcaaatttataCCTGATACaacttttaattgatttttttcttcttttccttttctgatagTTGGCTCAACCCCAAAAACATTATCATCAGACCAATCATCCAAAATTTCTGAATTTAAACTATCTGTGTCTTCTGGGGATTGGGTTTGTGGTGAAGCATTCAAAGCAGGCAGGATTGTTAGAGAtgctttccctttattttcagttttgtgaaCAACCTCCTGCACGCTGGGCTTTCTGGAACAGTACTGGACGAGTATCCACACAAGTACTTTAATAAGGTCacctttaaattcttttaaattatcaTGAGAATCAATTATGCCAGATAGAACGTTCCTGGCATCAGAATAGAGTTTTACTGGCAAAACAGTACAGGGTGTCAAGACATTTCCAAAGTGTTCATTAATAGAACATATTCTTGAATATTCTTGTTCAAAGGCACTTTGAAAAACTTCATCAACTCTTTGAGCTTCAGCAGTATGACAGGATGTCTCTTGCAATTCTAACCcctaaagaagaaataagaagtaCTTGAGCTTATGATCACTTATTACACAGAGAAAAGCAACTACTTTTGTATATGCCCATGGGTTGGATTCTCATAATGAAAATATGGAAAGtgcaaaaaaatttctttaactgAAGAGCTACACCTTTACTCAAACTTATTGGTACTTTAGCACATTTGGTGCTGcacacagagatgaaaaattatgctatcttaaaagaaattatagacATGCCACTAGAAATTGGCAAAATTGGCTATGACCATAATTTTGAAAGACTCTATGTATAGTGAAGGTTGAATCACACTTacaaaaaacttttaagattttatttatttatttgacagagacagagggagagaaagtgagagaccacaagcagggagggtggcagagggagagggagaagcaggctccccgcttagcagggagcctgatgcaaggcctgatcccaggaccctgagatcatgaccccagctgaaggcagatacttaactgactgagccactcaggtgccccccaaaactgttttaaatataaaatttttttggagGGTAAAGGCAAAATTGGAATTATATAGCATACACAGTAGTTTTGTATCCTACTTTATATGACAGCATTATTCTAAtgtatggatatgccataatttattcaatcattttcCTGTTCcagttttttaattataataacattATCATCAtacagatttatgtatttatgtgtttggttactgtctgtctcctccaACTATAATGTAAATCCCATAAAGCAGCTCTCTTTTGGTTGCTACTATGTCTGCAGTGCCTAAACCAGTACTTGACACAGTACTGGTATGCAACAAATATATGTTGATAGAATGAATACCatgaatgtgtttattttttaaagatttatccatttatttgaggggggcaggggtaggagagggagagagtcccaagcagactctgtgcccagtgcggagcccaatgtgcagctcaatcccatgaccctgagatcatgacccaagatgaaaccaagagtctggggtgcctgggtggctcagctggttaagcgactgccttcggcttgggtcatgatcctggagtcccgggatcgagtcccacatcgggcttcctgctcagcggggagtctgcttctccctctgaccctcttccctctcgtgctttctatctctcattctctctctgaaataaataaaatctttaaaaaaaaaaaaagaaagaaaccaagagtctgatacgctactgactgcatcacccaggcacccctgaatgtgtttttatgtgaattttaaacacatttttattacttctttatgAGGAATCACTTGAAGAGGATGTATCCGATCActgtttactattattattgctctcattgtttacttatttatacatttttacaaaattacCAGTGTCTTTAATAAAACACAATGCTGTCAGGTTGTATTAGGATCCAGAGAAAGAACATGGAATGTGAACATCAGAAGCCATTTTTAAATCATGGCTTTCTTTACCAGGTGTTTGCACACAATCTTGAGTAGATCACTTATCCTgagattccttttctctttcaaagaaaacTAATCCTAGCACATAGGGTTGTGAAGATTTAAGTAATAAAAGTgctttgttggggtgcctgggtggctcagtcagttaagtatcggactcttgattttgactcagatcatgattccagggttgtgagatcaagccccacatccagctctgcactgagcatggagcctgcttcacattctctctctacctctccctctgcccctcccccctcacaatctctctctaaacataaataaataaataaatgaataattttttaaaaagtgctttgtaaactttAAAGCACATAACATATAAATGTTGGTAAGATGGTACTGCTAAGCCACCTTGtgtccaaaaaaatgaaaagaaaaaaggactgcCATCAAAAAGTGTATTCTTACACATATAATAGAGCACAAAAGATCAATAAAGGATCCACTTTATTAGGCATTATAAaacataccattttaaaaatagagcctaAATGAAGCAATGAAAATgccctcaatatttttttaaacatttttttttatgccCTCAATATTTTGTATGAGATTTTGCCTTCTCTCACTTATACAGGTAGACtaggttctcaaactttaggtGAGTCAGAATCACTGGAGGGTAGTTAAAACCTAGGTTGCTGGGCCCTCCTCtagtttctgattcagaaggtctgAGGTGGTACCCAAGATTGtccatttctaataagctccagGAGATGTTAATATTCCTAATCTGGAGAACTgaattttgagaaccactgggctaaAGAAAAAGCTTATTAGTCACCAGTAATTTTATCCCATCTGTGCTAAgacaaaaaaattcattcattcaccactattcattcaacaaatatttatcaagggcctattatgtgccagacactgttccagGGGCTTGGGATATATCCCTTCAAACAGAGATCGCTGCCGTTGTGACAATTACATTATGGAGTAAAGGGACACAGACAatcaacaatgaaaataaataaattatatagtttgTTAGAAGGTATAAGtgctagaaaaatagaaaaagtaaagcaaGCCAAGGGGTTCTGGGAGTGCCAGAACGGGAGTGggaatacaattttaaataggcTAGCA harbors:
- the PCNX4 gene encoding pecanex-like protein 4 isoform X3, producing MVNIPALEQVNQILHILFIFLPFLWALGTLPPPDALFLWAMEQVLEFGLGGSSMSTRLRLLLMFIISAGTAVTSYFIPSTVGVVLFMTGLGFLLSLNLSDMGLAFKHSVTRHRVGTKSKPLPSDSEKHFTWKECLFYIIILVLALIETSLLHHFAGFSQISKNSPQAIVGYVLMILLIILWILREIQSVCIFGIFRNPFYPKDVQTVTLFLEKQTRLVKIGVVRWILLNLVSPFAMIAFLSLDSSLQGLHSVSVSIGFTRAFRMVWQNTENALLETVIVSVVHLLISSTDVWWNRSLDTGIRLLLVGIMRDRLIQFISKLQFAVTILLASLTEKKRRKSTTTLCILNIVFCPFVLVLIIFSTLLSSPLLPLFSLPLFLVGFPRPVRIWPGAVGTTACVCADTVYYAHMVPSLTTALQAAMAGGSLGLLLPGSHYLGRFQDRLIWIMILECGYTYCCINIKGLELQETSCHTAEAQRVDEVFQSAFEQEYSRICSINEHFGNVLTPCTVLPVKLYSDARNVLSGIIDSHDNLKEFKGDLIKVLVWILVQYCSRKPSVQEVVHKTENKGKASLTILPALNASPQTQSPEDTDSLNSEILDDWSDDNVFGVEPTIRKGKEEKNQLKVVSGINLPIPGSVESQGVGDHSIGTVPENSLYESVILGYPVVDKGKQKDVAYIPLMEFSCSHSHLLSLPEEWTSNCLPNSKMREMSSLFPEEWYQFVLRQLECLHSEQNASNVLEEIAKDKVLKDFYVHAVMTCYFSLFGVDNMVPSPGHILRVYSGVLPWSLALDWLTEKPELFQLALKAFRYTLKLMIDKASLGPIEDFKELINCLEEYETDWYIGLVSDEKWKEAILQEKPYLFSLGYDPNMGVYTGRVLTLQELLIQVGKLNAEAVRGQWANLSWELLYATNDDEERYSIQAHPLLLRNLTVQAADPPLGYPIYSSKPLPIHLY